The Deltaproteobacteria bacterium nucleotide sequence GCGGGCACCGGTTGCATGGCGGCTATTGATGCAGAGAGATTTTTGAACCACCAGTGAAAAAAATCCAAAAATTAAAAATCAAAGATCAAAAACACATATTAAAATGAAAAAAATTTTTTATTTTTTATCTGTGTTTTTGGTTTTTAATGTTTGGTTTTTGATTTTTTCCATGGTTGCTTTTGCTCATGACTGGTCCACTCAGGGGCCTTTTGAAATTCGCACACAAAATCCCGTTTATCTTCAGACTGTCACGCTAACTCCGGGCCGCGCTACAACGGTGGGGTTTGGCGTCTTGGATGTTCGCGTTGATTCGGCTTTTTCCAATTTGTATGAGCGGGATTCCTCTCTGACCGCGGATGAAAATCTCGATATGGAATTGTGGCGTCTCAATTTTGTGGGGACCTACGGTTTTGCTCCCGATTTTGAAGGAGGTATTGAAGTGCCTCTGCTTCATTTTGGCGGCGGATTTTTGGATGGCTTCATTCAGGATTATCACAACTTTTTCGGATTCCCAAACGGTGGACGCGATCAGGTGGCGAACGGGATTTTTAATTACAGAGTGAGTAAAAACGGGAGGACTGTTTATCAGGTCTCTTCCGAAAATATCGGTCTTGGAGATATTTCTCTTTTCCTGAAACACCAACTGGTGACGGAGGAAACTTATTTGCCCGCCGTTGCGTGGCGATTTATTTTTAAACTTCCTACGGGCAACTCCGTCGATGGTTTGGGGAGCGGCAGTCCGGGTTTTGGTTTGGGCGTTGCGCTGGAAAAATCATACAAACGGATTCATGGTTATTTGAATACAAACTATCTCATGGATGGTGGAAATAACAAACTCGGTGATTTGATGAACAGCGCTGTGTTTGATTTTTCTTTGGCGGGCGAATTTAGTTTTTCAAAAAGGGTTTCGGGAATTTTACAATTGGTGGGGGGAACGCCGCGCCTTAAAAACCTCATCATTGAAACGTGGGATGGTGTGCCGCTTGATCTGATTGTTGGAGTGCGGGGCGACCAGCCATGGGGAAAACCGCTTAACCCTTTCTATTGGCAGGTTGCTTTTTCAGAAGACGTGCTGGCAGTCGGTCCCTCTGTTGATTTCACCGCGTGGATCTCCGTCGGTTTCCGTTTTCAGGCCCATCATCCGGATGTCTATAAAGGAGACTTCTTCGCGCGCCGTTAAAACGGAATATCGTCTTCTCCTGCGCCACTGGCCTGAGACCCGTTATCTTCAGGAGAAGGTGGAAAGGAATCGCCTTCGGTTGTTGTTCTTGATTCACCGCGTCCGGCATTTCCTCCGGGACTTCCCAAAAATTGTACGCGTTGGGCAATGACTTCGGTGATGTATTTTGTCTGTCCCTGCTGATCTTCCCATTGGCGCGTGCGGATGCTTCCCTCAACATAGACGGGTCTTCCCTTAGAAAGGTATTTTTCGCAATTTTCCGCCTGTGCCCCGTAGACCACAACACGGTGCCATTCGGTTCTTTCCTGTTTGTTTCCTTGCTTGTCTTTCCAAACTTCATTGGTGGCAATCCGCAGATTGCAAACAGCCAGTCCGCTACCGGTGAGACGTTTTTCAGGATCAGCCCCCAAATTTCCAATCAGAATTACTTTGTTGACGCTTGCCATAAATCCTCCTTGCAGAAGGACCATAGACCATTGACAATGGATCAAGGACCAACTGCTTTTTTTAGTTTTTAGTCCATAGTCTATGGTCCATAGTCCTTGGTTTATTTCAACTTATTAATCTGTCTCTTCAAAATTTTTGTCGTTGTTTGCCAGCCCGGGTAATAGGGATCTTGTGTCCATTGCGGAAGCAGTTCTTCCGCTTTTTTCAAAGCCTCGGCCGCTTCGTTTTTACTTCTATTTTTGACGAAGACTTCGGCCAGATCGATTTGTTGTGTGGGATAGTTGGGATCGAGTTCCACCGCCTTTTTGAGATACATTTCAGCTTTATCCAAATCTTGTCTCACGTCTTTTGTCCCAAAATATTTCGGGAGATCGGTATAGAGTTCGCCCAGCATGCGATAGGGACCGGCGTGATCGAATTGCGGGTCGAGTTCCGCCGATTTTTGCCAATCTTGAATCATGTGACGAATTCCTTTTTGATATCCGAAGATCATCACCTCATAATAAAGACCCGTGGCTTGAGCGCGGTAATAATAGCATGGGGCTTCAGCAGGATTTTTTGTGATGCATTGGTCCGCTAGTTGAATGGCCTCTTTTACAAGGGAGGTTTTTTCTTTCCGGTCATGAGGGTTGATATCCGCCTTTAATACTTTTTGTTTGATCGACTCCCATGAGGGGTTGGCAAACAAGGGGGCGGCGATGAAAAAAAAGAAAAGTGGAAGAAGAAGGAATCGCCGCATGGGTTATGCCTAGCAAGCTCTCTTTTTCGGGGCAAGAGTTATTTAACAGGCTGTCACAGGTTCTGCTTCGTTCCTTGACACACTTAGGGTGGTTGTTTAGAAGTGCTTTAAATTTTGGCGCGGTACCCAAGTGGTCAAGGGAGCAGTTTGCAAAACTGTCATGCGCCGGTTCGACTCCGGCCCGCGCCTCAACTCCGCACTTTCGATGAAAGTGCGGAGTTCCTCTATTCTCCAATTTCCATTTTCGAAAATAGAGAATAGAAAATAGAGGGAATTTTGCTTTGCAAAATTCAGCCCGGGTGGTGGAATCTGGTAGACACAAGGGACTTAAAATCCCTCGGGTAGAAATACCCATGCCGGTTCAATTCCGGCCCCGGGCACAAGTTGTAAAGGGCACATCCAAAAAATGTCATCCCTGCGAAGGCAGGGATCCAGAAGTAAAAACACTGGATTCCCGCCTTCGCGGGAATGACAGTTGTCAACAGTCTGCTAATCCTTCTGTTCTGAATCAGGAGTTTCCTCTTTTTGCTCTCCACCCATAACGCCCTTGAACATTTTTTGAGCTTCTTCGCGGGTCATGGAGGAAAGGGTGATGATGGTTCCTTTTGTTTCATCATCTTTTGTGACGATGAGACTCCCCATATTATTCGTGTTTTCAAATTCGATATGAGCGGCGTCCGGGCCTATCATCTGGTTGGCTGTTAAGGTCCATCCCTTCTTTTGCAGATCGGCCTGATACCAGTCCTGTACGGTTTTGACATCATCTTTGGTTGATACCGAAATCAGGGGAAATTTGGGATCCAGAGAAATAACCGTTACTTTACCGTTGCTATAAACCGGAATTTCTTTTGGGAAACTGGAGGGGACTTTTAAATTGGGTCCCGTCATCATTTTTGCGCCTGTTTTGGGATCTGTGATGGTGGCCGATTCGCCGTCATTGCCGTAGTTGACATCATAACCTTCAACTTTAACAGTTTGACCGGCCAAAGGACTTTTGGCCTTGCCCTGAAAATATTTGTAACCGTAAAAACCGCCGCCCGCCAAGATAATCAATGCCACAACCAACACAACGACTTTGTTATTCATAAGATCTCCTTTTTATTTTTAAATGGTTGGATCGGCACTTATCAGAAAATGGATCAAATGCCAGCCAGAAATCGCATCCAATTTTCAGTCCAAACTTGACATGGTTATCCGATCCAAGTAGGAACCACGGCGTCAGAGTTTCTTAATTCAAAAAAGGAGAAAAATTTATGGCAGAAACATCCAATGTAAATGTAACGGGGCTTGGAAGAGTACCAGAAAAATTTGAATTTAAATTTGACGAGGTTAATTTCAAAGGCAAGGAGGGTTTGGAAGTCAACCATCACAATGAGGAAAGATATGAATTGAAGTGCGAACGGGCCGGGTTGTTTTTTAGAGATCATTTCAATGTAACGGGTTTATGGAATTCCAATACCAAACAATATCAGTTGCAAATCAGCATGGATACGTATGCGGGAATTGCAATGTATAACAGTGGAACTCTAACTCTTGTTTATGATGAAAAGACACAGCAATGGAAATTAAACGCGGCACAAACAGGTTTCGGGCGAGTAACGTGGTTATATTGTGCACCGGAAGCTGTTGTGGCGAATATGGTGGCTGGTTTGGAATGTTTTTCGGGTAGTGAAGATGCCGCCAAAGTAAAACTTTCAGGCGTCGTTACCCTGTTTTTCAAAAGTATCAAAGGACAGCAGGAAAACGTCGTAAAGTCCGCTCCCTTATATGCGGGTAGGGTGGATTGCACCAAGCGCGAGAGTTATTCCGATAATGAATCGACCACAAATATGCCTTAAACGATTTTTCTAGTGTGGGCGCTGAAGGTTTCGAACCTCCGACCCTCTCGGTGTAAACGAGATGCTCTACCGCTGAGCTAAGCGCCCCATTCGCGAACACCGGCAAAGCCGGATGTTCGCTAAAGTTAAGGATTCGCTCAAAACAGCTCGCTCACCCTTAACAATCCCAGCTTTATCAACTTTGCAAATACTTGCAAAGTCTTTCTACACTTTAACGGTAGGGAATGGTTTGGATGCGGGGGAGTTTGGATTCTGGAATGCGAATCCATTTTGCCTTGCCTGTTTCCGGAGCGGCCGTTGTCATATCTGAAAGAACGGTTCGTTGTGTGCCCGCTGTGGTGGGCGATAAAGCCGGTTGAGGTTGCGGGGCAAAAAGAGCGCTCGACGGAGACTGGATAACTGGCGCTCCCACCGGCTTTACTACCTGACCAATACCTGTTGTTAACGTCGCCGCTGGATCGTTGCCGACAATAGCCCCCTGCACATCCGATTCCTGAGCAGAACCGTTCGCGCCAAACGCGAGGACAATTAAAATTGACAGAATGAATAACTTCATACAGATAAACGCTAACATTCTTTGGATCGTTTGAAAATCATGAAAAAAGTTCTGTTTCTGTGTCTTGGTAATTCCTGCCGTTCCCAAATGGCGGAGGCCTTTGCCAAATTATATGGAGAGGGAATTATTGAAGCATATAGCGCGGGAGCGAGGCCTGCTGGTTATGTCCATGACCACACCATTGCTGTCATGAATGAAATAGGCGTGGATATTAAGGACCAAATTTCGAAACGCATTGACTGGAATTTTTTGGAACAAATGGATTGGGTTATTACGATGGCTGGAGAGGCCAAGGCGATTGTATCCTCTCTGCCAAGCCGCATCCACTGCGTACACTGGGACGTGGATGATCCCGTGTTTGTTTTTGGAAAAGAGAAAAGGGTGTTGCAGGCGTTTCGCTTAACTCGCGATCACATTAAAAAAAAGGTGTTGGCATTAATCGAGGATATTAAACAACACGGCTGATAATCCGGTGCCACCAGTTTTCCTGTGTTTTTCTTCTTCTGCGCTCCCGCACTTTCTTTTCGTCCGGACCATAGTATTCTTTGTAATAATAATAAGTAGGCGCCATTTTCATTTCGGATGCCTTGATGTTGTTCAGAATTACTCCCAAAATGTTGGCTCCGGTGCTGAGTAGTTGCATCTTCGCCCTTTTGAGGGCGCCCCTCGCTGTTTTTCCAACCTGATAGACCATGATAACCCCGTCAACCTGCGGTGCCAGGATAGTGGAATCGGAAACCGGCAGTACGGGCGGTGTGTCAATAATGACAAAATCAAAATGTTGGCGCA carries:
- a CDS encoding DUF3187 family protein; amino-acid sequence: MKKIFYFLSVFLVFNVWFLIFSMVAFAHDWSTQGPFEIRTQNPVYLQTVTLTPGRATTVGFGVLDVRVDSAFSNLYERDSSLTADENLDMELWRLNFVGTYGFAPDFEGGIEVPLLHFGGGFLDGFIQDYHNFFGFPNGGRDQVANGIFNYRVSKNGRTVYQVSSENIGLGDISLFLKHQLVTEETYLPAVAWRFIFKLPTGNSVDGLGSGSPGFGLGVALEKSYKRIHGYLNTNYLMDGGNNKLGDLMNSAVFDFSLAGEFSFSKRVSGILQLVGGTPRLKNLIIETWDGVPLDLIVGVRGDQPWGKPLNPFYWQVAFSEDVLAVGPSVDFTAWISVGFRFQAHHPDVYKGDFFARR
- a CDS encoding single-stranded DNA-binding protein, with product MASVNKVILIGNLGADPEKRLTGSGLAVCNLRIATNEVWKDKQGNKQERTEWHRVVVYGAQAENCEKYLSKGRPVYVEGSIRTRQWEDQQGQTKYITEVIAQRVQFLGSPGGNAGRGESRTTTEGDSFPPSPEDNGSQASGAGEDDIPF
- a CDS encoding arsenate reductase ArsC, whose translation is MKKVLFLCLGNSCRSQMAEAFAKLYGEGIIEAYSAGARPAGYVHDHTIAVMNEIGVDIKDQISKRIDWNFLEQMDWVITMAGEAKAIVSSLPSRIHCVHWDVDDPVFVFGKEKRVLQAFRLTRDHIKKKVLALIEDIKQHG